The following are encoded in a window of Streptomyces griseiscabiei genomic DNA:
- a CDS encoding HIT family protein, producing MTPAVAAPVKVSDFYCHQAIPGLVEIERVMETDRVLAFHHTKPSHPVHIVVVPKEHVPSLVDLGDGGPELLAEVMDVVAKVADQVREKHGAASVTTNVGLYQESKHLHWHVCHRGESDEQILGMYGHGDD from the coding sequence GTGACCCCTGCTGTTGCGGCCCCTGTGAAGGTCTCGGACTTCTACTGTCACCAGGCCATTCCTGGCCTCGTGGAGATCGAGCGGGTGATGGAGACGGACCGGGTGCTCGCGTTTCATCACACCAAGCCGTCACACCCGGTGCACATCGTGGTGGTGCCCAAGGAGCACGTTCCGTCGCTTGTGGATCTGGGGGACGGTGGCCCCGAACTGCTGGCGGAGGTGATGGACGTGGTGGCCAAGGTCGCGGACCAGGTACGTGAGAAGCACGGCGCCGCCTCGGTGACCACCAACGTCGGCCTGTACCAGGAGTCCAAGCACCTGCACTGGCACGTCTGTCACCGCGGTGAGAGCGACGAGCAGATCCTCGGGATGTACGGCCACGGTGACGACTGA
- a CDS encoding UDP-N-acetylglucosamine--N-acetylmuramyl-(pentapeptide) pyrophosphoryl-undecaprenol N-acetylglucosamine transferase, producing MKIAITGGGSAGHVVPALSVATQLTQSGNELVFLGRHGSIEHEYAQKANIRFRSVPSAGLKRYGSWSNIRMPFTVLRGIAAARRAMHHERPDAVFSKGGYVTVPVGIAAWLCRVPVVIHESDHSLGLANRILARMAARVCLSEPARSKPPRWLARKTVVTGLPLRHDLGDGNPGQLRSRLGIRPGAEVLLIFCGSSGSARINDAVRSQLNKLLGRFAVIHVCGKGNLDPALEATAGYWQFEYLHQEMTDALWLADLVIGRAGATTLAELEALGKRAVLIPLPASVSRGDQLVNAEAYARRHEGRCHVIQDDDALTGGAALVAACLHLADAHASFRRPDPAVIHQAASRIAEQTLAAARPRSRRAR from the coding sequence ATGAAAATTGCGATCACCGGTGGCGGCAGCGCCGGGCACGTCGTTCCGGCTCTTTCCGTCGCCACCCAGCTCACCCAGAGCGGGAACGAACTCGTGTTCCTCGGGCGGCACGGAAGCATCGAGCACGAGTACGCGCAGAAGGCCAATATCCGTTTCCGCTCGGTCCCCTCCGCCGGCCTGAAGCGCTACGGGTCATGGAGCAACATCCGGATGCCCTTCACCGTCCTGCGCGGTATCGCCGCCGCCCGGCGTGCCATGCACCACGAGCGTCCCGACGCCGTGTTCAGCAAGGGCGGCTACGTCACCGTCCCCGTCGGCATCGCCGCCTGGCTGTGCCGCGTTCCGGTTGTCATCCACGAGTCCGACCACTCCCTCGGTCTCGCCAACCGGATCCTCGCCCGCATGGCAGCCCGCGTCTGCCTCTCCGAACCGGCCCGGTCCAAGCCACCGCGCTGGCTCGCCCGCAAGACGGTCGTCACCGGCCTGCCCCTACGGCACGACCTCGGCGACGGCAACCCGGGCCAGCTGCGCAGCCGGCTCGGTATCAGGCCCGGCGCCGAGGTCCTGCTCATCTTCTGCGGTAGCAGCGGCTCCGCCCGCATCAACGACGCCGTACGCAGCCAACTGAACAAGCTCCTCGGCCGGTTCGCGGTGATCCACGTGTGTGGGAAGGGCAACCTCGACCCGGCTCTCGAAGCAACGGCCGGCTACTGGCAGTTCGAGTACCTCCACCAGGAGATGACCGACGCGCTGTGGCTGGCCGACCTGGTCATCGGGCGGGCCGGGGCGACGACCCTGGCCGAGTTGGAGGCGCTCGGCAAGCGCGCCGTCCTCATCCCGCTGCCGGCCAGCGTCAGCCGCGGTGACCAGCTGGTCAACGCCGAGGCCTACGCACGGCGCCACGAGGGACGCTGCCACGTCATCCAGGACGACGACGCCCTCACCGGCGGGGCCGCACTCGTCGCCGCCTGCCTCCACCTGGCCGACGCCCACGCGAGTTTCCGCCGGCCGGACCCCGCCGTCATCCACCAGGCGGCAAGCCGCATCGCCGAGCAGACCCTGGCCGCCGCCCGGCCGCGGAGCCGCCGGGCTCGCTAG
- a CDS encoding prepilin peptidase, protein MAMAVVWGVGTGLLIPRAAYRLSVPRGEPWREACPAGHPIVGAGRGWLGRARCRDGGSYGPRTLFLAAVTAMLCAGLAAAVGARPELVVWLLLAPTGVLLATVDFMVERLPDIVTLPSAVITLTLLAVAEQVPGAGGSWITALFGSLTLSAFFLGLFLTSPPRFGFGDVKLGLTLGAVTGWYGWDILVAGTFAGFLLFTLYGLSLIVTHRADRKSAHPLGPFLLTGACAGVLLGAVA, encoded by the coding sequence ATGGCGATGGCGGTCGTGTGGGGTGTGGGTACCGGCCTGCTCATACCGCGTGCTGCGTACCGACTTTCCGTTCCGCGCGGCGAGCCGTGGCGAGAAGCGTGTCCCGCCGGTCACCCGATCGTCGGTGCGGGCCGCGGATGGCTGGGGCGGGCCCGCTGTCGCGACGGCGGCTCCTACGGACCCAGAACGCTCTTCCTCGCCGCTGTCACCGCCATGCTCTGCGCTGGCCTGGCGGCCGCCGTCGGCGCGCGGCCGGAACTGGTGGTCTGGCTGCTGCTTGCACCGACCGGCGTGCTGCTCGCCACCGTGGACTTCATGGTGGAACGGCTGCCTGACATCGTCACCCTGCCCTCCGCCGTGATCACGCTGACCCTGCTGGCCGTGGCGGAACAGGTGCCCGGCGCCGGTGGCAGCTGGATCACCGCGCTGTTCGGCTCCCTCACGCTCAGCGCCTTCTTCCTCGGACTCTTCCTGACCAGTCCTCCGCGCTTCGGTTTCGGAGACGTGAAACTGGGCCTGACCCTCGGGGCTGTGACCGGCTGGTACGGGTGGGACATCCTCGTCGCCGGCACCTTCGCGGGCTTCCTGCTCTTCACGCTTTACGGCCTCAGTCTCATCGTGACGCACCGGGCCGACCGCAAGTCGGCTCACCCACTTGGACCGTTCCTCCTCACAGGCGCCTGTGCTGGCGTGCTCCTCGGCGCCGTCGCCTGA
- a CDS encoding ISL3 family transposase produces MGVVAVEDVLFPGIDVRVTAVHVTAERVAVEATSCGRPPPCPDCGCPGRRVHSRYVRRIAERPAAGRPLAISLSVRRFFCDRPECRRRTFVEQVSELSERYRRHSVGLRRWMQAIATFLGGRPGERLCQALQLPTGRTYLLGLLTAPAVPERSPRVLGVDEFAFRKGWRYGTVLVDIEAAQVVDVLPDRDAVTFAAWLREHPGAEIICRDRASAYSKAVRDAAPGAQEVADRWHLLHNLSSAVEKTCHQHRPCLRKQAEADQDAKPRRIINPLPPPTLPPTKMAVRTVDRYSDIHRLLAQGHTISEIARRLHLDRKTVRHFRDTGLDELLASARCGRPKGVLEPFTAYLTERFTDGVTSPTDLFREIRQRGYQGSDLPVRRYVAGLKTGTVEPARGAIPSPRKITTWIMVPRSALKHQEEDELLKVRLACPDIARACDLAWTFHDLVQHRRGHRLLEWVRQAEHDAPAPVLSFAQSLCLDLDAVTAGLTLPWSSGIVEGHVNRIKTIKRTMYGRASFRLLRTRILLRS; encoded by the coding sequence ATGGGGGTTGTGGCGGTCGAGGATGTGCTGTTTCCCGGGATCGATGTGCGAGTCACGGCGGTGCACGTCACTGCAGAGAGAGTCGCCGTCGAGGCCACGTCATGCGGGCGACCACCTCCCTGTCCAGACTGCGGCTGTCCGGGACGTCGCGTGCACTCTCGATACGTGCGCCGGATAGCCGAACGCCCGGCTGCGGGACGGCCGTTGGCCATCTCGCTCAGCGTGCGTCGGTTCTTCTGCGACCGGCCCGAGTGCCGCCGGCGGACGTTCGTCGAGCAGGTCTCGGAGCTGAGCGAGCGGTACCGGCGTCACAGCGTCGGGCTGCGGCGATGGATGCAGGCCATCGCAACGTTCCTGGGCGGACGCCCAGGTGAACGCCTGTGCCAGGCCCTGCAGTTACCCACCGGCCGCACCTACCTGCTGGGGTTGCTCACTGCCCCGGCAGTGCCCGAGCGGTCGCCTCGGGTGCTGGGTGTTGACGAGTTCGCCTTCCGCAAGGGCTGGCGTTACGGCACCGTCCTGGTCGACATCGAGGCGGCCCAGGTCGTGGACGTCCTGCCGGACCGGGACGCGGTGACCTTCGCTGCCTGGCTGCGTGAACACCCCGGCGCGGAGATCATCTGCAGGGACCGGGCCAGCGCCTACTCCAAGGCCGTCCGCGACGCCGCCCCCGGCGCTCAGGAGGTCGCCGACCGATGGCACCTGCTGCACAACCTCTCCTCCGCGGTCGAGAAGACATGCCACCAGCACCGCCCCTGCCTGCGCAAACAGGCCGAAGCCGACCAAGACGCAAAGCCCAGGCGGATCATCAATCCGCTTCCTCCGCCGACTCTGCCGCCCACAAAGATGGCCGTCCGTACCGTCGACCGGTACTCGGACATCCACCGCCTGCTGGCACAGGGGCACACCATCTCCGAGATCGCCCGGCGACTGCACCTGGACCGCAAGACCGTCCGCCACTTCCGCGACACCGGCCTCGACGAGCTGCTGGCCTCCGCCCGGTGCGGCCGCCCCAAGGGAGTGCTGGAGCCGTTCACCGCCTACCTCACCGAACGGTTCACCGACGGCGTGACCAGCCCGACCGACCTCTTCCGCGAGATCCGCCAACGCGGCTACCAGGGCAGCGATCTACCCGTGCGCCGTTACGTGGCCGGACTCAAGACCGGGACCGTCGAACCCGCCCGCGGAGCCATCCCGAGCCCACGCAAGATCACCACTTGGATCATGGTTCCCCGCAGTGCCCTGAAGCACCAAGAGGAGGACGAACTCCTCAAAGTCCGGCTGGCGTGCCCGGACATCGCCCGGGCCTGCGACCTCGCCTGGACCTTCCACGACCTGGTCCAACACCGGCGCGGTCACCGGCTCTTGGAGTGGGTCCGCCAAGCCGAGCACGACGCACCCGCCCCGGTCTTGTCCTTCGCGCAGAGTCTGTGCCTCGACCTCGACGCGGTCACCGCCGGCCTCACACTGCCGTGGAGTTCGGGCATCGTCGAAGGCCACGTCAACCGCATCAAGACCATCAAGCGGACCATGTACGGCCGAGCCTCGTTCCGCCTCCTCCGCACCCGAATCCTGCTCCGATCATGA